A segment of the Clostridia bacterium genome:
TCATCCAGAAAGATATCCACCCCCTGTACCCCGAGCCCGCATGACTCGAGATAGCTGCCGATATCCTCCACCAGCATCAGATCCCCAACCTCGCTTTGACCGCCCGCGCAATTCTCCCCGCCATACCCTTCAGCCTGCGGTTAGCAGGATCTTCGAGAAACTTCGCCTTCTTGCCCGCCTTATGGTGTGCGTTCAGATCCTCATGCACTATGACCGCATACTCATCCGACATCTGCCCGGTCTTGGGATTTATCTTGGTAGCCGGGCCGCCATACCCCACCCTCACCCGGTATCTGGACTTATCCGGCTCCACGAAACCGCTGTCCCTGAGGGTTCCGGTATCCACCGGGCACTCCTCTTTGCTCTCGGTCATAATCTCCTCCGCCTCGGCATAGAGCTCGGCGAACACCTCATCGGGGTACTGCTGGGCCAGCTTTCTCAAATTGCGGTGTAGGGTATCGAGCCCCTTCACCTGCACTTTGAACTTCATACCTGCCCCGGGCATTAGGTCTGCACCTCCACATAATGCGGCATCCCCTTCTCATCCTTCGCCACCGCCACATTGACGATCGGGGGCCGGCTCCCATCCGGCAGCGTGATCCGGTCCTCCACTCCCACATCCGCCCCGCCATCGAGATAAATCTGGCAGGTGCTCACCACTTCCGCGCCCTGCGCATCCCTCACCAGCTTGACCTTCCGCTGGATCCGGCAGGGGTAAGAGACGGGAGCGGCATAAGAGGG
Coding sequences within it:
- a CDS encoding HK97 gp10 family phage protein; this translates as MPGAGMKFKVQVKGLDTLHRNLRKLAQQYPDEVFAELYAEAEEIMTESKEECPVDTGTLRDSGFVEPDKSRYRVRVGYGGPATKINPKTGQMSDEYAVIVHEDLNAHHKAGKKAKFLEDPANRRLKGMAGRIARAVKARLGI